From a single Halobacteriovorax sp. HLS genomic region:
- a CDS encoding response regulator, which translates to MKSKYKKILLLISIFFVIGNIFVFRLKASDHNSDRLNFLANESRLSISKLKNESLAIMYLEKNNFDDISILQKKFDSKINELLNLIANESTHAGLYDQMTMLEESLKDFKEGVSLFKTNISNMRVSETYLTKILLKDLEVNLELVRLIRVVLYSKVESITTIEKFKEQIRMNAKELDSVEYKKLLITIDHIDQYTKHRRNVLSSLNQLLDTPIESNLDDIALLYNKYEVVLGKGLTSILKISIALNAAFSLLIFYVLMRLKSARTHNQMKSSTSATSVNEMTTIFSSFSHRVKNPMNGILGMMSLLKGTELSEEQSQYIDGIEYSSNYLSRLLHDLVEYSRLKSAEAKVNFKTTDFLKKSEQLLSPWRIKASQKGLKFIVKSSSDFPEKVFLDYDKIRMVCENLIDNAIKFTDQGSIKVTIDFNKMGEGHGKLSIIISDSGKGLDEYEVEKLVHNSNVNNNSEVDNHTGLGLAICYEMMKLMGGDLLVRKSDQGGTCMQIELQVQIDNSVSKAKSANTTSVNLEHYKILVAEDEKINQKVIYGLLSKLNQDVTIVENGRELIDEYKPNYYDLIFVDMMMPEVDGLEATRVLVDKFGENLPPIIALSGNEKDKYLNKCLEVGMVDFISKPIKKADLKNILIKYCKKGSREKVA; encoded by the coding sequence ATGAAAAGTAAATATAAGAAAATACTATTACTTATTTCGATTTTCTTTGTCATAGGAAATATTTTCGTTTTTAGACTTAAGGCCAGTGATCATAATTCGGATCGACTTAATTTCTTAGCAAATGAGTCTCGCTTGAGTATATCTAAACTTAAGAATGAATCTTTAGCAATTATGTACTTAGAAAAAAATAACTTCGATGACATTTCAATCTTACAAAAGAAATTTGATTCTAAGATTAATGAATTGCTAAATTTAATTGCGAATGAGTCAACACATGCAGGTCTTTACGATCAAATGACTATGTTAGAGGAAAGTTTAAAAGATTTTAAAGAAGGAGTGAGCTTATTTAAAACTAATATCTCTAATATGCGAGTTAGTGAAACATACTTAACTAAAATATTGTTAAAAGACCTAGAAGTGAATTTAGAACTCGTAAGATTGATTAGAGTCGTTCTATATTCAAAAGTGGAGTCAATAACAACAATAGAAAAATTTAAAGAGCAAATTAGAATGAACGCTAAAGAACTAGACTCAGTAGAATATAAAAAGCTCTTGATTACAATTGATCATATTGACCAATATACAAAACATAGAAGAAATGTCCTATCTTCGCTTAATCAATTACTAGATACGCCTATTGAGAGCAATTTAGATGATATAGCTCTACTTTACAATAAATATGAAGTTGTTCTTGGAAAAGGTCTTACTTCAATATTGAAGATAAGCATAGCTTTGAATGCTGCTTTTTCACTACTTATATTCTATGTACTGATGAGGCTAAAGTCAGCTCGAACTCATAATCAAATGAAATCGAGTACCTCGGCAACAAGTGTTAATGAGATGACAACTATTTTTAGCTCCTTCAGTCATAGAGTTAAGAATCCAATGAATGGAATTTTAGGGATGATGTCATTATTAAAAGGAACAGAGCTAAGTGAAGAGCAATCTCAATATATCGATGGAATCGAATACTCATCTAACTATCTATCAAGATTGTTACACGATCTCGTAGAGTACTCAAGGTTGAAGTCAGCAGAGGCTAAAGTTAATTTTAAAACAACTGACTTTCTTAAAAAGAGTGAACAGTTGTTAAGTCCATGGAGAATAAAGGCGTCACAGAAAGGATTAAAGTTCATCGTTAAATCTAGTTCAGATTTCCCTGAAAAAGTATTCTTAGATTACGACAAGATTAGAATGGTTTGTGAGAACCTTATTGATAACGCTATAAAGTTTACTGATCAAGGTTCCATAAAAGTAACGATTGATTTTAATAAGATGGGTGAAGGACATGGGAAATTATCTATTATCATAAGTGATTCAGGTAAGGGATTAGATGAATATGAAGTTGAAAAACTAGTCCATAATAGTAATGTGAATAATAATAGTGAAGTAGATAACCACACAGGTTTAGGGCTAGCTATTTGTTATGAAATGATGAAACTTATGGGTGGTGATCTACTTGTCAGAAAGAGTGATCAAGGTGGAACTTGTATGCAAATAGAGTTGCAGGTTCAAATTGATAACTCTGTTTCTAAGGCAAAGTCAGCAAATACCACTAGCGTAAATTTAGAACATTATAAAATTTTGGTTGCTGAAGACGAGAAGATTAATCAAAAGGTTATCTATGGCCTTTTGAGCAAACTAAACCAAGATGTGACTATTGTAGAAAATGGTAGAGAGCTTATTGATGAATATAAACCAAATTACTACGACTTAATCTTTGTTGATATGATGATGCCGGAAGTAGATGGCCTAGAAGCTACTAGAGTATTAGTTGATAAGTTTGGTGAGAATCTCCCTCCAATAATTGCTCTAAGTGGTAATGAAAAGGACAAGTATTTAAATAAATGTCTCGAAGTCGGCATGGTTGACTTCATCAGTAAACCAATTAAGAAGGCCGATTTAAAAAATATCCTGATAAAGTATTGTAAGAAGGGCAGTAGGGAAAAAGTTGCTTGA
- a CDS encoding ABC transporter transmembrane domain-containing protein, producing MLIKVKKVYKKFLKEVHEVYRTLRKSQKSLTPLWLSSMAINFSALALPLTMLQAYDRILPYHGVGTLQSLTLLMVLILCLEFFLKYLRSYLTAWGGSVFEHNSTVDSMNKIIHCDLEEFESYGSKEIQNKFNEISKLRTFFSGQALTTIVDFPFIFVFLFVIYLIGESLVIIPIFFFLLITYLAILMGKKIRIEMKEKSIRETKIFKNILESFDTIEAIKCSGLESEFKKKHEYLLVDNLSSSYQALFFNGLAFNFGFVFSQLMTMGVLGFGAYKIIHGELGVGGLAACTILSGRIMQPVQKILGLWTRFQGLNVSFKNLKDINNLRTVKRKRYENIPILGNVEFKNVDLEFNDRPLLKNFSSFFDVGDIVYFKCSNNITSSRICDVLLGISEVDSGEVLIDQTNPYNVENAFHKEHISYLSANNSLFKGSILENVSAFGSISKDLALDSCTQLGLDDLISTLPMGYATKLESLGCDPISPGIKQKVMLSRALASHAKILVFDNADIGLDRTGYNKLFSILGKKSTDNCIFIFSDDHNFTFLSNITVNILDDGKWEIVKTKRKFVPINKFPSKITDYYEHII from the coding sequence ATGTTAATAAAAGTAAAGAAAGTCTATAAAAAATTTTTAAAAGAAGTTCATGAAGTTTATAGAACTCTTAGAAAGTCACAGAAAAGCCTGACTCCATTATGGTTGTCTTCAATGGCCATAAACTTTTCCGCACTAGCATTACCTCTTACAATGCTACAGGCCTATGATCGAATCCTACCGTATCATGGAGTAGGTACCTTACAATCATTAACCTTATTAATGGTCCTAATACTATGTTTAGAGTTCTTTTTAAAATACCTGCGATCGTACCTGACAGCTTGGGGAGGTAGTGTTTTTGAGCATAACTCAACTGTAGACTCTATGAATAAAATAATTCACTGCGACCTTGAAGAGTTTGAATCTTACGGTAGTAAAGAAATTCAAAATAAGTTTAATGAAATATCTAAGCTAAGAACATTTTTTAGCGGACAAGCTTTGACTACAATTGTTGATTTTCCATTTATCTTTGTATTTTTGTTTGTTATTTATCTTATTGGTGAGTCCCTTGTTATAATTCCAATTTTCTTTTTTCTATTAATTACTTATCTTGCTATTTTGATGGGAAAGAAAATTCGTATAGAGATGAAGGAAAAGTCGATAAGAGAGACAAAGATATTTAAGAATATCCTTGAGTCCTTTGACACAATCGAAGCAATTAAATGTAGTGGCCTAGAGAGTGAATTTAAAAAGAAGCATGAGTACCTTTTAGTTGATAATTTAAGCTCTAGCTATCAGGCACTCTTTTTCAATGGTCTTGCCTTCAATTTTGGTTTTGTCTTTAGTCAATTAATGACTATGGGAGTCTTAGGATTTGGTGCCTATAAAATTATCCATGGAGAATTAGGTGTCGGTGGTCTTGCAGCTTGTACAATACTTTCTGGAAGAATTATGCAACCAGTTCAAAAAATACTAGGTCTGTGGACTAGATTCCAAGGGTTAAATGTATCTTTTAAAAACTTAAAAGATATAAATAACTTGAGAACAGTTAAGCGAAAAAGATATGAGAATATTCCTATTCTGGGAAATGTGGAATTTAAAAATGTAGATCTCGAGTTCAATGATAGGCCATTGTTGAAGAATTTTAGTAGTTTTTTCGATGTTGGAGATATTGTTTACTTTAAGTGTTCTAATAATATAACTTCTTCACGAATTTGTGATGTTTTACTGGGAATTAGTGAAGTTGACTCAGGCGAAGTACTAATTGACCAAACTAATCCATATAATGTAGAAAATGCTTTTCACAAAGAGCATATCTCATATTTGTCTGCAAATAATTCATTGTTTAAGGGATCAATCCTTGAAAATGTTTCTGCCTTTGGGTCAATTAGTAAAGACCTTGCATTGGATAGTTGTACTCAGTTAGGATTAGACGATTTAATCTCTACATTGCCAATGGGATATGCAACCAAGCTTGAGAGCCTGGGATGTGATCCCATTAGTCCTGGGATAAAGCAGAAAGTCATGCTTTCAAGGGCCCTTGCTTCTCACGCAAAAATTCTAGTTTTTGATAATGCCGATATCGGTCTAGATCGTACAGGTTACAATAAGTTGTTTTCAATACTTGGTAAGAAAAGTACAGACAACTGTATTTTTATATTTAGTGATGATCATAACTTCACTTTCTTATCAAATATCACTGTGAATATTCTTGATGATGGCAAGTGGGAGATTGTTAAGACTAAACGCAAATTTGTACCTATTAACAAATTTCCTTCTAAGATAACGGATTATTATGAGCACATTATTTAA
- a CDS encoding peptidase domain-containing ABC transporter produces the protein MSTLFNYFRYGSDFFSFLGVDDEEVVCSSYSNCISPLLFYLGWRGDKRLLIDLLPREHQNLSDVQIINLFFDLGYSVSEFEVDLFYFEGKQVPALFIPHDDENRPLVIIEKRKDKWKVFDSKIQDIIDLPASRNTYGRILLFSEDKDSEQASADSLTNEKFFPRWMNHIIFRHEYKWYLVILYTFFINLSTITTPIFVMVIYDKVVGSKDLLTLKGIILGLFLSVVFEAIFRYLRLKVLCWIAVRMDFQISKALYSKLIHFPYLHLEGSKTSTHVNRTNLFESIKEFIVSPPGQMLLDIPAIILYLLVIWILAGRLVLVPIGLIFIYTILIFFVREKQVFINEQGGNFNSKRTDIIEEIIYQVKNLRKSGLSDIWSLRLENISGNSSFYKFKTSLFVSNIENICYFLSMLAGLVTLVLGVTLVWEEVLTIGGLIGTMMLIWRVISPLQSFATTSGRFFEMNNTMKRIHKILTYETESDPTMVQIAHTPNDGSISFKNVGLKFQGSKDSILSGFTMEVKSGDFVTLSGASGSGKTSVLKLINSVYIAQMGSISIGGINQKQMNEVLLRRSIGYIGEEYKIFEGTLRENLKVINPSATDKDIIQCLVESGAWKNISKFDKGLDFQLSANDSSLPMSLKYQICLARELLKKSKIILLDQLDNSLFSSDCIDDLTRIIDKNRGKVTIVLVTNRNDLISKSDMFIALLGAGQAVAGPPKDLIKALKKNGISLI, from the coding sequence ATGAGCACATTATTTAATTATTTCCGTTACGGGAGTGACTTTTTCAGTTTTCTTGGTGTTGATGACGAGGAAGTTGTTTGTAGTAGTTATTCTAATTGTATTAGTCCTTTACTCTTCTATTTAGGTTGGAGAGGTGACAAACGATTGTTAATCGATTTATTACCTCGTGAGCATCAAAATCTTAGTGATGTTCAGATTATAAATTTATTCTTTGATTTAGGATATAGTGTCTCTGAGTTTGAAGTAGATCTTTTCTATTTTGAAGGAAAGCAAGTTCCAGCATTGTTTATTCCTCATGATGATGAGAATCGTCCTCTTGTTATTATAGAAAAAAGGAAAGACAAGTGGAAGGTTTTTGATAGTAAAATTCAAGACATTATCGATTTACCAGCTAGTCGTAATACTTATGGAAGAATATTGCTATTCAGTGAAGATAAAGATAGTGAACAAGCTAGTGCTGACTCTTTGACTAACGAAAAATTCTTTCCTCGATGGATGAATCATATAATATTTCGACATGAGTATAAATGGTACTTAGTTATACTCTATACTTTCTTTATAAATTTATCGACGATAACAACTCCAATTTTTGTTATGGTTATCTATGACAAGGTTGTTGGGTCTAAAGATCTCTTGACCTTGAAAGGAATTATTCTAGGATTATTTCTATCTGTAGTATTTGAGGCTATTTTTAGATATTTAAGATTGAAGGTTCTGTGTTGGATTGCTGTTCGTATGGATTTTCAAATTTCGAAGGCCTTATATTCGAAACTTATCCATTTTCCCTATTTACATTTAGAAGGTTCTAAAACTTCTACTCACGTTAATAGAACAAATCTATTTGAATCTATAAAAGAATTTATAGTTTCTCCTCCAGGTCAAATGTTGTTAGATATACCTGCAATTATATTGTACTTATTAGTGATTTGGATTCTTGCAGGTCGATTAGTCTTAGTGCCTATAGGACTTATATTTATTTATACGATACTTATTTTCTTTGTAAGAGAGAAACAAGTATTTATCAACGAGCAAGGTGGAAATTTTAATAGCAAGAGAACTGATATAATTGAGGAGATTATTTATCAAGTAAAGAACCTAAGAAAGTCTGGCCTAAGTGATATTTGGTCATTGAGGTTAGAGAATATTTCTGGAAATTCCTCTTTTTATAAATTCAAAACTTCGTTATTTGTATCTAATATCGAAAATATTTGTTATTTCCTCTCAATGCTTGCTGGACTAGTTACTCTTGTCCTTGGAGTTACACTCGTATGGGAAGAGGTTCTCACTATTGGAGGGCTAATAGGTACAATGATGCTTATTTGGCGAGTGATCTCTCCTTTACAATCCTTTGCCACAACATCAGGTCGCTTTTTTGAAATGAATAATACGATGAAACGAATTCATAAGATACTGACTTATGAAACTGAATCTGATCCTACCATGGTTCAAATTGCACATACTCCTAATGACGGATCTATAAGTTTTAAAAATGTTGGTCTTAAATTTCAAGGTAGTAAAGATTCAATTCTTAGTGGTTTTACTATGGAGGTGAAATCTGGTGACTTTGTCACGCTAAGTGGTGCCAGTGGCAGTGGAAAGACATCTGTCTTAAAACTTATCAATTCCGTCTATATTGCTCAGATGGGGAGCATTTCGATTGGTGGTATTAATCAAAAGCAAATGAATGAAGTTTTACTACGAAGATCTATTGGTTATATAGGGGAAGAGTATAAAATATTTGAAGGTACATTAAGAGAAAATCTCAAGGTTATTAATCCTAGTGCCACTGATAAAGACATTATTCAATGCTTGGTTGAATCTGGAGCTTGGAAGAATATCTCTAAGTTTGATAAGGGGCTTGATTTTCAACTTTCTGCAAATGACTCATCCTTACCAATGTCGCTCAAGTACCAAATTTGTTTAGCTAGAGAGTTACTAAAAAAATCTAAGATTATTCTATTAGACCAACTTGATAACTCTTTATTTTCGTCAGATTGTATTGATGATCTTACTCGTATTATTGATAAGAATAGAGGGAAAGTGACGATTGTTCTTGTTACTAATAGAAATGATTTAATTAGTAAGTCAGATATGTTCATAGCCTTGCTAGGTGCAGGCCAAGCGGTAGCAGGTCCACCAAAAGATCTTATAAAGGCATTAAAGAAAAATGGGATAAGTCTAATATGA
- a CDS encoding HlyD family type I secretion periplasmic adaptor subunit, with product MKKKVIKYFESIFFEFFTKSSRDEQLKSLSKSNLLKESSPPFIISFSIYIICLGFFILLMWAGLTDVKEVVRAEGRVVPVGEIKKVQHLEGGIIKEILVRDGDRVKEGQVLIVLMNNSAYADLDRFNHNAASISMDIERISSFLGNREPNFRKLSSFDEEKIKEQESLFSAMRKSYLDEVNVLRKQLEQKNDFINVLRNKQENTLKSYRVSKEYYLHLESLYKKRLVSKSDYLSAKKEKLNHWGRYSDLKTELVQAENSAEEFRSRLSSLELSTREEMLQKLDQLRRDESENSKNISKLSALIERLYIRSPVSGHVKGSQASTLGSVVVPGRTILEIVPSNTPLEVQLKVSPKDIGHVSVGSKGLVKISAFDFSRFGSVDTLVSSVSASSFDDDKFGIHYQVKMKLLKKYVGTNPHVNIVQPGMTVEGSIFVGEKTILQYLLKPIHNSLATAFTEK from the coding sequence ATGAAGAAGAAAGTTATTAAATACTTTGAGTCTATATTTTTTGAGTTCTTTACAAAAAGTAGTCGAGACGAGCAACTCAAGTCTCTTTCAAAGTCTAATCTACTCAAAGAAAGCTCTCCACCATTTATTATTAGCTTTTCGATTTACATAATTTGCCTTGGCTTCTTTATTCTTTTGATGTGGGCAGGACTCACTGATGTTAAGGAGGTCGTTAGGGCAGAGGGACGAGTTGTTCCAGTTGGTGAGATTAAGAAAGTCCAACATCTTGAAGGTGGAATAATTAAAGAAATTCTTGTTCGTGATGGAGATAGGGTTAAAGAAGGTCAAGTTTTAATCGTATTGATGAATAACTCAGCTTATGCTGATCTTGATAGGTTCAACCATAATGCAGCATCTATATCTATGGATATTGAACGAATTAGTTCTTTTCTTGGGAATAGAGAGCCTAATTTTAGAAAACTTTCATCCTTTGATGAAGAAAAGATCAAAGAACAAGAGAGCTTATTCAGTGCTATGAGAAAGAGCTATCTTGACGAAGTAAATGTACTAAGAAAGCAGCTTGAGCAAAAGAACGACTTTATTAATGTTTTAAGAAATAAGCAGGAAAATACTTTAAAGTCCTATAGAGTCTCTAAAGAATATTATCTTCATCTGGAAAGCCTTTATAAAAAGAGACTTGTTTCTAAATCAGATTATTTATCTGCCAAAAAGGAAAAGTTAAATCATTGGGGAAGATACTCTGATCTAAAAACTGAACTTGTACAGGCCGAGAACTCTGCTGAAGAATTTCGCTCTAGACTTTCGTCCTTAGAGTTATCTACTAGGGAAGAGATGCTACAAAAGTTAGATCAACTAAGACGTGATGAAAGTGAAAATAGTAAGAATATCAGTAAACTCAGTGCTCTTATTGAAAGACTGTATATCAGAAGTCCCGTGTCTGGACATGTAAAAGGAAGTCAGGCCAGTACTTTAGGTTCTGTTGTTGTTCCTGGCCGTACTATTTTAGAGATTGTCCCAAGTAATACACCACTAGAAGTGCAGTTGAAGGTTTCTCCAAAAGATATTGGCCATGTTAGTGTTGGTTCGAAAGGACTAGTTAAAATATCTGCTTTCGATTTTTCTCGCTTTGGATCTGTTGATACTCTTGTAAGTTCTGTATCTGCATCTTCTTTCGATGATGATAAATTTGGAATTCATTATCAGGTAAAGATGAAATTGTTGAAAAAGTATGTCGGAACAAACCCTCATGTAAATATCGTTCAACCCGGAATGACTGTCGAGGGATCAATCTTCGTAGGGGAGAAGACAATTCTGCAATATTTATTGAAACCAATACATAACTCTTTAGCGACTGCATTTACGGAGAAGTGA
- a CDS encoding response regulator, protein MRKILLIEDDDEIVELIRSILKNELVEIIHVNDGSEGLETILEQHDNLDLVIVDRVLPGLDGIELLKKVRLSNKNIQTPIVMSTSSAKDDQVSQGIQAGAFYYLIKPLRKKSFLTVVNRAFNHIDNIRSGHKYYSSFRSGLSYFTNAQAKIKSHRNVLDLSFSLSFLFDDAPSAFRGIYELLLNSVEHGLYKLGSGKSKLVDQNKYNDFLEQSENSTPLEVNVSVSREGDTTKITIDDPGEGFAWENYLTLDPASSNSSSGRGIAYATQVCFDEITFNKKGNQVTAVMRNSGTKI, encoded by the coding sequence ATGAGAAAGATTTTATTAATTGAAGATGATGACGAAATTGTTGAGCTAATTAGAAGTATTTTAAAAAATGAACTCGTAGAAATTATTCATGTCAATGATGGAAGTGAGGGACTTGAAACAATTTTAGAACAGCACGATAATTTAGACCTTGTCATTGTCGATCGTGTTCTTCCTGGTCTCGATGGTATTGAGCTATTGAAGAAAGTTAGACTTAGTAATAAAAATATACAAACGCCTATTGTTATGTCTACTTCCTCTGCTAAAGATGATCAGGTCTCCCAAGGAATTCAAGCAGGCGCTTTTTATTATTTAATAAAGCCTTTACGTAAGAAAAGTTTCTTAACGGTCGTAAATAGAGCATTTAATCACATCGACAATATTAGGAGTGGACATAAGTATTACTCATCATTTAGAAGTGGTTTATCGTATTTTACAAATGCACAAGCGAAGATAAAGTCTCATCGTAATGTTTTAGATTTATCCTTTTCACTTTCTTTTTTATTTGATGATGCTCCTAGCGCATTTCGTGGAATTTATGAGTTACTACTTAACTCTGTGGAGCATGGTTTATATAAGCTTGGTAGTGGTAAAAGTAAACTCGTAGATCAAAATAAGTATAACGACTTTCTTGAACAGTCAGAAAATTCAACCCCCTTAGAAGTTAATGTGTCTGTCTCAAGAGAAGGGGATACAACAAAAATTACAATTGATGATCCTGGGGAGGGTTTTGCTTGGGAGAATTACTTAACATTAGATCCTGCAAGTTCGAACTCTTCTAGTGGGCGAGGAATTGCTTATGCTACCCAAGTCTGTTTTGATGAAATTACTTTTAATAAGAAAGGAAATCAGGTCACTGCAGTAATGAGAAACTCAGGTACTAAAATATGA